A genomic region of Pseudomonadota bacterium contains the following coding sequences:
- the tilS gene encoding tRNA lysidine(34) synthetase TilS, producing MIRFSPEALRAVLVALPKATAYWIAFSGGQDSRVLLHALAALRNALEAPLQAAHVNHGLHPGAPRWAQSCTEVCEHHAIPLSVVQLDARHPDGSSPEAWARERRYRALQALMHEGEMMLTAHHRDDQAETLLMQLLRGSGPRGLAGMPPLVRWGAGWLARPLLTFDRADLAVYAETHLLGWVEDPSNTDTRYARNFLRHAVLPVLKTRWPSLGATLARAAVWQAEAAALIDEIAEQDLARAASGAPAAVSVSRLRRLPEARRRNVLRVWLVRCGLPSMTAVQLQQLAGEALECRWDSRACIRWPGGEVRRYRDNFYAMRPLRPHDANQVFAWNCDAPLALPLGTLTAERGADGIRAAACANDSVTVRFRRGGERLRPCGSSHTRLLKHLFQEQGIPPWRRDRIPLVYLGPRLAAVAGFWRHQALAADPGEIGLCFRWAESEENAGAVAAD from the coding sequence GTGATCCGCTTTTCACCCGAGGCCTTACGCGCGGTGCTGGTAGCCTTGCCGAAAGCCACGGCGTACTGGATAGCCTTTAGCGGCGGACAGGACTCGCGTGTATTGCTGCATGCCTTAGCCGCGCTGCGCAATGCACTCGAGGCACCGCTTCAGGCGGCCCATGTCAATCATGGGCTGCACCCCGGCGCGCCCCGTTGGGCACAATCTTGTACCGAGGTGTGCGAGCACCACGCTATTCCGTTATCCGTGGTCCAACTCGATGCGCGGCATCCAGACGGCAGCAGTCCGGAGGCGTGGGCTCGCGAGAGGCGCTATCGGGCCCTGCAAGCACTCATGCACGAGGGCGAAATGATGCTGACGGCGCACCACCGCGACGACCAAGCCGAAACCCTGTTGATGCAACTGCTGCGGGGATCGGGACCTCGAGGCCTCGCGGGGATGCCCCCCCTGGTGCGGTGGGGGGCGGGCTGGCTCGCGCGGCCTTTACTCACCTTCGATCGCGCCGATCTCGCGGTCTATGCCGAGACTCACCTATTGGGCTGGGTCGAAGACCCGAGCAACACCGATACGCGCTATGCGCGTAATTTCTTACGCCATGCGGTGTTGCCGGTACTGAAGACACGCTGGCCAAGCCTGGGGGCGACGCTCGCACGCGCGGCCGTGTGGCAGGCGGAGGCCGCGGCGCTCATCGACGAGATCGCGGAACAAGATCTGGCGCGGGCCGCATCCGGAGCGCCCGCGGCGGTCTCCGTCTCGCGCTTACGGCGCCTGCCCGAGGCGCGGCGGCGAAATGTCTTGCGCGTTTGGTTAGTCCGATGCGGCCTGCCGTCCATGACGGCGGTCCAATTACAGCAGTTGGCGGGGGAGGCCCTGGAGTGCCGATGGGATAGTAGGGCTTGCATTCGCTGGCCGGGGGGCGAGGTGCGCCGCTATCGAGACAATTTTTACGCCATGCGTCCCTTGCGCCCGCATGACGCAAATCAAGTATTCGCGTGGAACTGCGATGCGCCGCTCGCGCTGCCGCTCGGTACGCTAACGGCGGAGCGGGGCGCGGACGGTATTCGTGCCGCGGCGTGCGCTAACGATTCGGTCACGGTGCGTTTTCGACGGGGCGGAGAGCGGCTGCGGCCCTGCGGTAGTTCCCATACACGCTTGCTCAAACACTTGTTCCAGGAACAGGGGATCCCGCCGTGGCGCCGTGATCGTATTCCACTTGTCTACTTGGGTCCGCGGCTCGCCGCGGTCGCCGGGTTCTGGCGCCATCAGGCCCTAGCCGCGGATCCCGGTGAAATCGGACTATGCTTTCGGTGGGCGGAGAGCGAAGAAAATGCCGGCGCCGTTGCGGCGGATTGA
- a CDS encoding acetyl-CoA carboxylase carboxyltransferase subunit alpha: MNLNFLDFEQPIAELEAKIEELRLLSDESAIDISEEIQRLQARSKELTKSIFSSLTPWQISRIARHPQRPYTLDYVKRIFTEFHELHGDRAFGDDAAMVCGVARFEGEPVAVIGQQKGRTTAENLQRNFGMPRPEGYRKALRVMRLAEKFKLPLLTFIDTPGAYPGIDAEERGQSEAIARNLFVLAGLQTPIIATVIGEGGSGGALAIGVADRMLMLEYSTYSVISPEGCASILWKSGEMAEKAAEAMGITSARLLELELIDEMVPEPLGGAHRAIDDMAERLRQVLIDNLSRLRKLDNGDLLSGRRHRLMSFGQTKDKQ; the protein is encoded by the coding sequence ATGAATCTTAACTTCCTGGACTTTGAACAGCCGATCGCGGAGCTCGAGGCGAAGATCGAGGAGCTGCGCCTTTTGAGTGATGAGTCGGCCATCGATATCAGCGAGGAAATCCAGCGGCTCCAGGCGCGCTCGAAGGAACTGACCAAGTCGATATTTTCGTCCTTGACGCCGTGGCAGATCTCGCGCATCGCCCGTCACCCGCAACGTCCCTACACGCTGGATTACGTGAAGCGGATCTTTACTGAGTTCCATGAGTTGCATGGCGATCGCGCTTTCGGTGACGACGCCGCCATGGTGTGCGGAGTCGCGCGTTTCGAAGGCGAGCCCGTGGCCGTTATCGGGCAGCAGAAAGGGCGAACCACCGCGGAGAACCTGCAGCGAAATTTCGGCATGCCCCGGCCGGAGGGCTACCGCAAGGCCTTGCGGGTGATGCGGCTGGCGGAGAAATTCAAGCTGCCGTTGCTCACGTTTATCGACACCCCCGGCGCCTACCCCGGTATCGACGCGGAGGAGCGTGGCCAGAGCGAAGCGATTGCGCGCAATTTATTCGTGCTGGCCGGGTTGCAGACACCCATCATTGCCACCGTGATCGGAGAAGGCGGTTCCGGGGGCGCGCTCGCTATTGGCGTCGCGGACCGGATGTTGATGCTCGAATACAGCACCTATTCAGTGATCTCGCCCGAGGGCTGTGCGTCGATTCTATGGAAGAGCGGCGAGATGGCGGAAAAAGCGGCGGAGGCCATGGGAATAACCTCCGCGCGCCTGCTGGAGCTGGAATTGATCGACGAGATGGTGCCCGAGCCGCTCGGGGGGGCGCATCGGGCGATCGACGATATGGCCGAGCGGCTTAGACAGGTTCTCATCGACAACCTGAGCAGGTTGCGAAAGCTCGATAACGGCGATCTCCTTAGCGGACGCCGGCACCGCTTGATGAGCTTCGGCCAGACGAAGGACAAACAGTAG